gatttatttgattttgtgtttgtgaTTTTAGAAAGGCAGTTTTGTTAGTTTAGTTAGAAACAAATGTATTAATATAGATATAGTTATGGACTTGAAGCCATGTTTGATGTTTCTTTAATTTCTTGGTTTGCCTTGTGTAGATAATATTCTGGTAAATTAATTTTGGGGCCTAACACCTAATGACAAAACCACTATGTATAATTGCAATTAAAGAAGCTATTATCATCTTGGATGAAACAACAATAAAATCTACTAGTGTCGTGACAATATTAAAGAAAGATAGGAGTATAATAGTATATGATTAGAATGATATTAACTAAAGAGTATGCTTCTAGACTTATCTTAATGAAAGAGAAAGTAATtggaaaaaacaaataaatgccCTCATGAGCTATTCCAACCATCAAAAAGgtgaaaatttaataaattataatacctACTTTCTTCATGTGGCGTTGTCTTTTTGTGAGAATTGGTTGTATACTTGTACTCCACCATGTGCCACAATTTTAAGTTAGGGAGAAATAAAATTTACTCGAAGtcgatttattttttcaatacgatttattatttcaatactccccgtccacaaaaaaaaattaaataaacttattttaatgtaatataattagtaaagtaaaagaaataaaaaaaattgtgaaaaaatGTTCATGAATTGTAAGGGtctatattataaataatgactGGGTAGGATTattatttagtaaaaaaattccATATTTAAACTTAGTCTAATTTTAGAAGATAATTTAAAAGAGtaaaattagtttatttttttttataacgaatggagtataaaattatcttGTACAAGTAAAAAACGACAGTGAGTTTTGAAATGTATGACCTTATGAATgtattatgaaaatgtcaaAAGATTGGATATACATCAATTCATCTGATACGAGCCCCGTACAAGAACCACACCAGCCGGTGAGAGAGACAGCACGGGAGACCGCGGGGTCGGAGGAGACGTCGACGATTCTGGTAAAGGATAAGCAGCCATCGATCGCGACGACAAAGGGGAGGAGAAACCGACGCCCGCCAGACACGTTTGGAGATTACGTTCCAAAGTAGTGATAGgattatttctttccttttatttatttcttatttttggatattagttatttttattattcaattaCATTGAAgagtcgagcgtaattataagctctgtttcgggttttctttgttggttctttctcGAGATGAACTAGGATTAGGAGTcaaaccaaccctagggtccttagtatataaatagggctatgttCATAAACTTTATCATCAATGAAAATTACGTTATTCTGCCCACAAAAGAACGAACATATTTCTAACCCTAGTttgccgctgcccgacggagaacATCCGCGCACAGCCTCAACTAGAACCGCCGTTGATCCTGTTGCAGCAGGACGCCGGGAGTGACTTTGATCGCCGAGCAAGCCAGCCGCCGATCGCCGTTAAGGACCAAGACCTTAACATCATCATAATCAATTAATATTGGAAGGTCTGAAAATGCTAAGTAGTGAGACATGAACCTGTATTAGGCCTTCAAAAATTGCACTTTTGATTTTGATGTGTACCCaacaaaatcacaataaatttGATGTGATCTAAATTTCGACAATCAACTTTTGAGCATCATAATAAATGAGGTGACCCCCCATATATTGCATTACTAAATGAATATGAGCATAAGATTAAGTACAAAAAatgattattaatttgttttaggTGAATTGATTTTACTAAATTGGAATTAAGGATAACATAGCTAATTCTGCCCAAGTCTTGAAATGTGTAAGTTGCAAAACATATTTAGAAAAGCAATATTCTTATTTGAGTGCTTCTCATCTAAATGTCCTAATAGTAACATAAATTGCAACTAAATACACATATGATACAATAAGACCAAGTCAACCAAAATAAACTCTCCACATTCATAAAACCTaacccaaaatcaaaattaattaagacaaaaaaacaacaacaaaataatTACCAAGCAAAATTACCATCATGCCATCGGAGTGATCTTAGCCCTCAAACTATTCTTCATCACCACCGTAAACTCCAACTTCTCGCTAAAATCCACTTTCCCCGAATCCGGATAACCCGCCCACCCGAATTCCTGGACCATCCGGGCCAGCATCAAATGCACGTGCACGGTCGCCATATTCAAACCGGGGCAAATCCTCCGACCCATCCCAAACGGTATCATCTTAACCCCCTTCACCCCGGTTATATCCGCCTCCTCCCGCCCCTCAAAAAACCGGTCCGGGTCAAACTTCTCCGGGTTGACCCACAATTTCGGGTCATCCGAAATACCGGGTAAGAAAATCTCCACATTCGCATCCGTCGGTATATCGTAACCCGCCAATTTCGCGGGCTCGGTCACCGCGTGGGTCAAACTAAAGTAAGTCGGCGGGTGCTTCCGCAGGAGCTCCTTCACGACGGCGTTCAGGTACGGCATCCTCTCCACGTCCTTCTCGTCGACCTTCCGGTCCCCGACCGTCGCCCGGATCTCGTCGCGGAGGCGCGTCTGGATCGACGGATTCTCGATCATCCGCGCCACCGCCCACTCGATCGCGGCCGCCGTCGTGTCGGTCCCGCCGTTCAGAAACTCCGAGCACAGCGTCACGATCTCCGCGTCGCTCGGGGTCGACTTCCTCCCTTCGATGCTCAAATCAAAGAGAGTGTCAAGATAAGAAAACGAGGCCATGCCGGCCGTGGCCGTCGCGCGGTCTCTGACCGCGCGACGCCGCTTCTCGATCAGAGGGACTAGGGTCTGGATCTGGTCGTTGCGAACCTCCCAGACCCTTTTCCTCTGCTTCGAGAAGAAAGGGCTCAGGATGGGAAGATAATCATCCAATCTCGGATCGAGAACAATCAACACCGCCTTCATCAGATCATCGATTTTCTCAATCAATTCCTCATCCATTTCAACTCCAAAGCACATTGATAgtaaaatgcagaaaacagCAAATCTAGCATTCCGGAGAACCCAAACCGCCCCGCCGTTCTCCGCCGCCTCGGACTTCAACCGATCAATCAGCCGATCCATGGCCAATTCACGTGCGGATTTGAATTCCTTCAATCTCGTGGCGCTGAGCATGTTCTGCACCATGTTGCGGCGGAGGGAGCGCCAGACGCCGCCGTAGACGGCGGCGTTGACGGTGAATTTGTCGC
This sequence is a window from Salvia splendens isolate huo1 chromosome 14, SspV2, whole genome shotgun sequence. Protein-coding genes within it:
- the LOC121764683 gene encoding cytochrome P450 77A2-like — translated: MASLLSSSLSPYYHLLFAALAFLLSALLLAFSRSSSSKKLRLPPGPPGYPVVGNLLQVARSGKPFFQYVRELIPKYGPIITLHMGTRTMIILSDADLVHEALNSKGQLFASRPRENPTRAIFSCDKFTVNAAVYGGVWRSLRRNMVQNMLSATRLKEFKSARELAMDRLIDRLKSEAAENGGAVWVLRNARFAVFCILLSMCFGVEMDEELIEKIDDLMKAVLIVLDPRLDDYLPILSPFFSKQRKRVWEVRNDQIQTLVPLIEKRRRAVRDRATATAGMASFSYLDTLFDLSIEGRKSTPSDAEIVTLCSEFLNGGTDTTAAAIEWAVARMIENPSIQTRLRDEIRATVGDRKVDEKDVERMPYLNAVVKELLRKHPPTYFSLTHAVTEPAKLAGYDIPTDANVEIFLPGISDDPKLWVNPEKFDPDRFFEGREEADITGVKGVKMIPFGMGRRICPGLNMATVHVHLMLARMVQEFGWAGYPDSGKVDFSEKLEFTVVMKNSLRAKITPMA